One Pueribacillus theae genomic window, TCCATGCCTTTGAGGGGGGATGGAATGTCACGCAGCACAAGTTTCTTCTACGGGCAGCTCTCAGGCATGGTCGAACCGATTGCAGCGATGATTGGTGCATTCGCTGTCGCATTTATTGAACCATTATTACCCTACGCATTAAGCTTTGCCGCTGGAGCCATGATCTTTGTTGTAGCGGAAGAAGTTATCCCGAGCTCACAGGAAAAAGGCAATAAAGACCTGGCTTCAATGAGTTTGATGTTTGGTTTTGTTTTAATGATGATTTTGGATGTGGCGTTGGGGTAGGGTTTACATAAAAGCACTTTCTTTATCAAACGAGAGATTCATAAGTTCATCAATCATACAAACAAGGTGGATTGTATCCATTGGCACAAGTTTCATTAACTCTTATTTTAGGTTGCATAAAATACTCGAATTTTAGGTTGATAGGAGGAAAATACCCTAAGCCTTTTATGAAATTCGATATGAACATTTAAAACTCCCCCACACAAAAAAATAGCATTTAAATGGGGGAGTACTGTGATCCAATTGGAAGGATTTTGGAAAATCAGGCCTTTTTTACAAGGTATTAAACGATCCGATACATGTTACCCCCTAACCCTATATTAACATCTAATTTTTCGTGCTTCAATTTTCATTGGATAAAAAAGAGCTCTCCCTTAATAACTTGAAGGAAAGCTCTTGCATCAAATTGACACGAGCAATATCAACGAACAATCTTTAAACACTTATTTCTCAAATTCTTCTCTAAAAACATTTTTTAGATCTATAGATAAATCATCAAAAATTCTAACTTCAATAACTTCATCATTCGTATATGTGCCATTATGTTTGTATAGCTCGTTTTCTAATACATATGCGTCAATTGTTTCGTGTGCAGGGTCAACAATCCAGTATTCCTTAACACCTGCTCTTTGATATCGATGAAACTTAATCATTCTGTCTGTTTTTGCAGTAGACTTTGATAGTATTTCAACAATTAAATCTGGCGCACCTACAATGCGGCTTTTGTGTATTTTATCTTCATCACATACAATCACTATGTCCGGTTTCACCCATTCGTTTACTTTGGTGAGGTCTTCTTCTTCACAAAGACAAACGTCAAC contains:
- a CDS encoding Uma2 family endonuclease, coding for MAPPHENNSLTYAEYLKLDEEVQYEVIDGRIYNMSPSPNVKHQSIAMELSTEFNVYLRNKSCRVLAEVDVCLCEEEDLTKVNEWVKPDIVIVCDEDKIHKSRIVGAPDLIVEILSKSTAKTDRMIKFHRYQRAGVKEYWIVDPAHETIDAYVLENELYKHNGTYTNDEVIEVRIFDDLSIDLKNVFREEFEK